A DNA window from Mycolicibacter terrae contains the following coding sequences:
- a CDS encoding mechanosensitive ion channel domain-containing protein — protein MNILGPWFYWAVGVAVGLPASLTLLTEWHVALTRRGSYLARPVALVRNYLVPLGALLALLVPVAEVSAEDPMVRVIYTAFGFMLLVLLLSGLNVTFFQSAPQGSWRGRIPTIFVDVARFLLIGAGLALILSYVWGAKIGGLFTALGVTSVVIGLMLQNSVGQIVSGLFMLFEQPFRIGDWLVTPTARGQVVEVNWRAVHISTSGGLQVTPNSVLAGTSFTNISRSGGVHRAAVTTTFAVADPPDRVCALLSRVAAALPLRTTGEAPASVALGGGEYRTTIALDSPSDDGAAQATFLRWLWYASRREGLHLDDAYDEFSTPERVAEALRTVVAPALRLTDADQQALAPYATVVRYGAEEALEQAGHVPTTMTFLAEGSVRITCADPAVPDATLRHGAFLGVTTLTRQASQFDAYALEEVTAVVIDREHVEELVMAKPLLLQELGRIIDQRRRAVSAGAVSPDSTFADTLGR, from the coding sequence GTGAACATCTTGGGGCCGTGGTTTTACTGGGCCGTCGGTGTCGCGGTCGGGCTGCCCGCAAGCCTGACCCTGCTCACCGAATGGCATGTGGCGCTGACGCGCCGCGGCAGCTATCTGGCCCGCCCGGTGGCGCTGGTCCGCAATTATCTGGTGCCCCTGGGCGCGTTGCTGGCACTGCTGGTACCGGTGGCCGAAGTATCCGCCGAGGACCCGATGGTGCGGGTCATCTATACCGCGTTCGGCTTCATGCTGCTGGTGCTGCTGCTGTCCGGTCTCAATGTCACGTTCTTCCAAAGCGCCCCGCAAGGTTCCTGGCGAGGCCGCATCCCGACCATCTTCGTCGACGTCGCCCGTTTCCTGCTGATCGGTGCGGGTCTGGCGCTGATCCTGTCTTACGTCTGGGGCGCCAAGATCGGCGGCCTGTTCACGGCGCTGGGTGTGACCTCGGTAGTCATCGGCCTGATGCTGCAGAATTCGGTCGGTCAGATCGTCTCGGGTCTGTTCATGCTGTTCGAGCAGCCGTTCCGGATCGGCGACTGGCTGGTGACCCCCACGGCGCGCGGTCAAGTCGTCGAAGTGAACTGGCGTGCGGTGCACATCAGTACCTCGGGCGGGCTGCAGGTCACGCCGAACTCGGTGCTGGCCGGAACCTCGTTCACCAACATCAGCCGATCCGGCGGTGTGCACCGGGCAGCGGTCACCACGACGTTCGCCGTCGCCGACCCGCCGGACCGGGTCTGTGCGCTGCTGTCGCGGGTTGCCGCGGCCCTGCCGCTGCGCACCACCGGGGAGGCGCCCGCTTCGGTGGCGCTGGGTGGCGGCGAATACCGGACCACGATCGCGCTCGACTCCCCGAGTGACGACGGTGCGGCGCAAGCCACCTTCCTGCGGTGGCTCTGGTACGCCTCCCGGCGGGAAGGCCTGCATCTCGATGACGCATACGACGAGTTCTCCACACCGGAGCGGGTGGCCGAGGCACTGCGGACGGTGGTGGCACCCGCGTTGCGGCTGACCGACGCAGACCAGCAGGCCCTGGCGCCGTACGCCACCGTGGTGCGCTACGGCGCCGAAGAAGCACTCGAACAGGCGGGCCATGTGCCGACCACGATGACCTTTTTGGCCGAAGGCAGCGTTCGGATCACCTGCGCCGATCCGGCCGTCCCGGACGCCACGCTGCGGCACGGCGCTTTTCTCGGCGTCACCACGCTGACCCGGCAAGCCAGTCAGTTCGACGCATACGCGCTGGAGGAAGTGACCGCGGTGGTGATCGACCGCGAACATGTCGAGGAACTGGTGATGGCCAAGCCGCTGTTGCTGCAGGAGTTGGGCCGGAT
- a CDS encoding adenylate/guanylate cyclase domain-containing protein — MDSAPSTITTASDERRHRRLPSRISIQTKLMLILLMTSIASVAVVGFVEFQYGAAELQRAATSKLVQAREAQRRAVTGLFAEMTNSLIVFSGGATAADALKAFTAGFDELGRAAVTPDQQRAIVTYYRDHFVGALGERTGEEADIAALMPTSTAQRYLQAHYTVGFAEGVTKPGDAGDGSAWSAANAEFDSFFAEIVKRNEYQDALLLDTRGNVVYSVNKGVDLGTNVLTGPYRESTLRDAYRKALASNAVNFVWITDYQPYQPYLDAPTAWLVSPVGNKGTVEGVMALPLPSTKVNRIMTADRNWKAAGLGYTTETYLAGPDELMRSDSRLFLEDPQEYRREAVAAGTAVATVERALKLGTTTLVQPVGSPGLHAAQRGQTGTLNTGYDYLGKRELVAYAPLTIPNSDLQWSLLATRDYSDAYAGVTSFSKRVVLATTGVIFVICVLAMLLARLFLRPIRRLQNAAQRISAGDYSAAVSTRAGDEIGDLTQAFNDMSRSLRTKEELLNEQRKQNDELLLSLMPESVVQRYRGGEQAIAQEHHNVSVVYAELHGIDELSSEVSANELVTMVDDLVRQFDAAAEVVGVERIRTMYNGYLAGCGLTTPRLDGVHRIVEFAVEMQRIVDRFDAKTGHRLSLWAGVNTGEVVSGLVGRSGVTYDLWGSAVNLTYQLRRATSEPGIYVTAVVREMLDDSEEFVPAGTVTIGGAEQQTWRLSENP; from the coding sequence GTGGACTCGGCACCGTCGACGATCACCACCGCGAGCGATGAACGACGACACCGGCGGTTGCCGTCCCGGATCAGCATTCAGACCAAGCTGATGCTGATCTTGCTGATGACCAGTATCGCCTCGGTCGCGGTGGTCGGATTCGTCGAGTTCCAGTACGGCGCAGCCGAACTGCAGCGTGCAGCGACGAGCAAGCTGGTGCAGGCCCGGGAGGCGCAGCGCCGGGCGGTGACCGGTTTGTTCGCCGAGATGACGAACTCCCTGATCGTTTTCAGCGGGGGAGCGACCGCGGCCGACGCGCTCAAGGCTTTCACCGCTGGATTCGACGAACTCGGTCGTGCCGCAGTCACTCCCGACCAGCAGCGGGCCATCGTGACCTATTACCGGGACCACTTCGTCGGTGCGCTGGGCGAGCGGACCGGAGAAGAGGCTGACATCGCCGCGCTGATGCCGACATCGACCGCGCAGCGCTACCTGCAGGCTCACTACACCGTGGGCTTCGCCGAGGGCGTCACGAAGCCGGGCGACGCCGGTGACGGCAGTGCATGGTCGGCGGCGAACGCCGAGTTCGACAGCTTCTTCGCCGAGATCGTCAAACGCAACGAGTACCAGGACGCATTGCTGTTGGACACCCGGGGCAACGTCGTCTACAGCGTGAACAAGGGCGTGGATCTGGGCACCAACGTGTTGACCGGCCCCTACCGCGAATCCACTCTGCGTGACGCCTACCGCAAGGCCCTGGCGTCCAACGCCGTGAACTTCGTGTGGATCACCGACTACCAGCCGTATCAGCCTTACCTGGACGCGCCCACCGCCTGGCTGGTGTCGCCGGTCGGCAACAAGGGCACGGTGGAGGGCGTGATGGCGCTGCCGCTGCCCAGCACGAAGGTCAACCGGATCATGACCGCCGACCGCAACTGGAAGGCGGCCGGGCTGGGGTACACCACCGAGACCTACCTCGCCGGACCGGACGAGCTGATGCGCTCCGACTCGCGATTGTTCCTGGAGGACCCGCAGGAGTACCGCCGCGAGGCGGTGGCGGCCGGGACCGCGGTGGCAACGGTGGAAAGGGCGCTGAAACTGGGGACCACCACCCTGGTGCAGCCGGTCGGCTCACCAGGTCTGCATGCCGCGCAACGCGGCCAAACCGGCACGCTGAACACCGGATACGACTATCTGGGCAAGCGCGAACTGGTCGCCTATGCGCCGCTGACCATACCCAACTCGGACTTGCAGTGGTCGCTCCTGGCGACCAGGGACTACTCCGACGCCTATGCCGGGGTCACCTCGTTCAGCAAGAGGGTGGTGCTGGCCACCACCGGGGTCATCTTCGTCATCTGTGTGCTGGCGATGCTGCTGGCCCGGCTGTTCCTGCGACCGATCCGGCGGTTACAGAACGCGGCTCAGCGGATCAGCGCCGGCGACTACAGCGCCGCGGTGTCAACCCGGGCGGGCGATGAGATCGGCGATCTCACACAGGCATTCAACGACATGAGCCGCAGCCTGCGGACCAAGGAGGAGTTGCTCAACGAGCAGCGCAAACAGAACGACGAGCTGCTGCTGTCGCTGATGCCCGAATCGGTGGTGCAGCGTTACCGCGGGGGCGAACAGGCCATCGCGCAGGAGCATCACAATGTCAGCGTTGTCTACGCCGAACTGCACGGCATCGACGAATTGTCATCCGAGGTCTCGGCGAACGAACTGGTGACGATGGTGGACGACTTGGTCAGGCAGTTCGACGCGGCGGCCGAAGTCGTTGGTGTCGAACGGATCCGCACCATGTACAACGGCTATCTCGCCGGGTGCGGCCTGACCACCCCACGCCTGGACGGGGTGCACCGGATCGTCGAGTTCGCCGTGGAGATGCAGCGGATCGTCGATCGCTTCGACGCCAAAACCGGTCACCGGCTGAGCCTGTGGGCCGGCGTCAACACCGGGGAGGTCGTCAGCGGCCTGGTGGGCCGATCCGGAGTCACCTACGATCTGTGGGGCTCGGCCGTCAACCTCACCTACCAGTTGCGCAGGGCCACATCGGAACCCGGAATCTACGTCACCGCCGTGGTGCGCGAGATGCTCGATGACAGCGAGGAGTTCGTCCCGGCCGGCACCGTGACCATCGGGGGAGCCGAGCAGCAGACCTGGCGATTGTCGGAGAACCCGTGA